A window of the Lactuca sativa cultivar Salinas chromosome 7, Lsat_Salinas_v11, whole genome shotgun sequence genome harbors these coding sequences:
- the LOC111905163 gene encoding DEAD-box ATP-dependent RNA helicase 17, with amino-acid sequence MEDGKVKKNSIGQPKEIFASCDFSSLGLHPALCDQLRDRMGYQAPTLVQAQAIPVILSGRHVLVNAATGTGKTVTYLAPIIHQLQKCDPRIERSDGTFALVLVPTHELCMQVYENLQKLLHRFHWIVPGYIMGGENRSKEKARLRKGISILVATPGRLLDHLKHTASFVHKNLRWIIFDEADRILELGFGKEIEEILDILGSKGKDTEVVRQNLLLSATLNEKVNHLANISLEDPVMIGLDEKKIQPSNKQTTSLISDAIERLENSGKVSVASNEEYNLPAQLNQRYVKVPCGSRLVVLLSILKNLFTGEPSQKIVVFFSTCDAVDFHHALLSQFHGLSNSQTETENKHLFVQCNILRLHGNMKHEDRVKTFNSFKTEKSALLLSTDVSARGLDFPKVRCIIQYDSPGEATEYVHRVGRTARLGEKGDSLLFLQPIEVDYLQELQKHGVMLTEYPLLKLLDGFPLHGLNLKHHHHVKKFVSVEMHPWVVSLQRSLESFIFKEGKMKKLGQNAFCSWVRAYSAHRGELKSIFMVKKLHLGHVARSFGLKEQPSLVGRSVQKKHTEKRKREEKTKTQKRGGLDLKKKRKTLTDYD; translated from the exons ATGGAGGACGGGAAGGTGAAGAAGAATAGTATTGGGCAACCAAAGGAGATTTTCGCATCCTGTGATTTCTCTAGTCTTGGGCTTCACCCTGCCTTATGTGACCAGCTTCGAG ACAGGATGGGCTATCAAGCTCCGACATTAGTTCAAGCACAAGCTATTCCAGTTATTCTCTCAGGAAGACATGT GCTCGTTAATGCAGCTACAGGCACAGGCAAAACTGTAACATACCTTGCTCCAATCATTCATCAGTTGCAAAAGTGTGATCCTAGGATTGAACGATCTGATGGTACTTTTG CATTGGTACTTGTACCAACACACGAGCTATGCATGCAGGTATATGAAAATCTACAGAAGTTATTGCACCGATTCCATTGGATCGTTCCAGGTTATATAATGGGTGGTGAAAACAGGTCAAAAGAGAAAGCCAGGTTGCGTAAAG GAATATCAATTCTTGTTGCAACTCCAGGACGTTTACTGGATCATTTAAAGCACACAGCATCATTTGTTCATAAGAATTTGCGATGGATAATATTCGATGAGGCAGACAG GATTCTTGAACTAGGATTTGGTAAAGAGATAGAAGAGATACTTGATATTTTGGGTTCAAAAGGCAAAGATACTGAAGTTGTGAGACAAAATTTGCTCTTGTCAGCCACCTTAAATGAAAAAGTCAACCATCTTGCAAACATCAGTTTGGAAGATCCAGTTATGATTGGTCTTGATGAAAAAAAGATTCAACCATCTAATAAGCAAACTACATCATTGATTTCTGATGCGATTGAAAGATTAGAGAACTCTGGGAAAGTATCAGTTGCTTCAAATGAGGAATATAATCTTCCAGCTCAACTGAATCAGAGATATGTCAAag TACCTTGTGGCTCTCGTCTTGTGGTGCTCCTTTCCATTCTAAAGAATTTATTCACTGGAGAACCTTCTCAAAAG ATTGTGGTATTCTTCTCAACATGTGATGCAGTCGATTTCCATCATGCACTATTAAGTcaatttcatggattatcaaATTCACAAACAGAAACAGAAAATAAACATCTATTTGTGCAATGTAACATTTTAAGATTACATGGAAACATGAAGCACGAAGATCGAGTCAAAACATTCAATTCTTTCAAAACTGAAAAATCAGCTCTTTTATTATCAACCGATGTTTCTGCAAGAGGTCTAGATTTTCCAAAAGTCCGTTGCATTATTCAGTATGATTCCCCTGGTGAAGCAACTGAGTATGTTCATAGAGTTGGAAGAACTGCTCGATTAGGTGAAAAAGGGGATTCCTTGTTGTTTCTTCAACCAATTGAAGTTGATTATCTACAAGAGCTTCAAAAACATGGTGTAATGTTAACAGAATACCCTCTTCTCAAACTTCTAGATGGTTTTCCTTTACATGGTTTAAATTTAAAACACCATCACCATGTGAAAAAGTTTGTCTCAGTCGAGATGCATCCATGGGTGGTTTCTTTGCAGAGGTCCCTTGAATCCTTCATCTTTAAGGAG GGGAAGATGAAGAAATTAGGGCAGAATGCGTTTTGTTCGTGGGTAAGAGCATACAGTGCGCATCGTGGGGAGTTGAAGAGTATATTCATGGTGAAGAAGCTTCACTTGGGACACGTGGCAAGAAGTTTTGGGCTCAAGGAACAGCCGTCTTTGGTGGGTAGATCTGTCCAGAAGAAGCATACGGAAAAAAGGAAAAGGGAAGAGAAAACGAAAACACAGAAGAGAGGGGGTTTGgatttgaagaagaagagaaagacaCTAACTGATTATGATTGA
- the LOC111905175 gene encoding uncharacterized protein LOC111905175, producing MESQNGGIGEIDYLEKGLLSDTREANDGEDDDEPILYSASFEEAEDDFIKLKTTQWILYSLLLILAWGFGLLMFLYIPVRRYILRRMIQSRKLYVTPNSIVYKVTKPVPFPCFGVLKKEKHVLLPSVADVVIEQGYLQSRFGVYSIRIENVGVRRPPSDDVQIEGIVDPRAFKKFVLMRLSEMRNQTFSRQVSTLEDASSSRNVQSYAAPMSPLQSIGRDILSPVGEFGILQKLEEVDNSLKRVQTLIEERQPKTFEHKD from the exons ATGGAATCACAAAACGGTGGGATTGGTGAGATTGATTATCTGGAGAAAGGGTTATTGTCCGACACGCGTGAAGCTAACGATGGTGAAGATGACGATGAGCCCATACTATATTCTGCAAGCTTCGAAGAAGCTGAGGATGATTTCATAAAGCTTAAAACGACACAGTGGATACTTTATTCGTTGCTATTGATTTTGGCATGGGGTTTCGGCTTGCTCATGTTCCTGTACATTCCCGTTCGTCGATACATACTCCGGCGTATGATACAATCACGAAAGCTCTATGTCACCCCCAATTCCATCGTCTACAAA GTAACTAAGCCAGTTCCATTTCCATGTTTTGGGGTCTTGAAGAAAGAGAAACATGTTCTGTTACCTTCTGTTGCTGATGTTGTGATTGAACAGG GGTATCTGCAGTCTCGTTTTGGTGTCTACTCCATTAGAATTGAGAATGTTGGTGTAAGAAGGCCACCAAGTGATGATGTTCAAATTGAAGGCATTGTCGATCCTCGAGCATTCAAAAAG TTTGTGCTGATGCGACTTTCAGAAATGCGAAATCAAACTTTTTCTAGGCAAGTTTCAACCTTGGAAGATGCCAGTTCTTCAAGAAATGTCCAATCATATGCTGCACCG ATGTCTCCCTTGCAATCCATTGGGCGTGATATTCTCTCTCCTGTTGGTGAATTTGGAATACTACAAAAGCTAGAGGAAGTTGACAATTCTCTTAAG AGAGTCCAAACATTGATTGAAGAACGACAaccaaaaacatttgaacataaagaTTGA
- the LOC128127239 gene encoding uncharacterized protein LOC128127239 produces the protein MDSTSPCPDDKSVVFLRPFNPPLPFPIKATPEEKVRAYRAFMEHVRALQVNVPFVETMLQTPKYFNLLQGLFAARKDFAEVSKIVLSELPEKKGDPGSIIIPCQFGNVLATQALSDSGASINLMPFSLFKKLNLPEPRPVNMKIHLADKTTIRPRGVCEDLLIKVDKFIFPVDFVVLDMEEDPEIPIILGISFLNTACALIDVCESTLTLRVGDESAVFKALPEIKQEEGIKEEV, from the coding sequence atggactcgacgagtccatgccctgaTGACAAATCTGTTGTTTTCTTAAGGCCTTTCAACCCTCCTTTGCCATTCCCAATCAAAGCCACACCTGAGGAAAAGGTTAGAGCATATAGAGCTTTCATGGAGCATGTTAGAGCCCTTCAAGTCAACGTTCCATTTGTAGAAACAATGCTTCAAACACCCAAGTATTTTAACTTGCTACAGGGCCTATTTGCTGCTAGAAAAGATTTTGCTGAAGTTTCGAAGATAGTATTGAGTGAGCTACCAGAAAAGAAGGGTGATCCAGGAAGCATCATAATTCCTTGTCAATTTGGAAATGTACTTGCCACTCAAGCGTTGAGCGATTCGGGTGCAAGTATTAACTTAATGCCTTTTTCTCTCTTCAAGAAGCTAAATTTACCGGAGCCAAGGCCTgtgaatatgaagatccatttggcggaTAAGACGACTATTCGTCCAAGAggtgtttgtgaagatctcctcATTAAGGTTGATAAATTCATATTCCCCGTGGACTTTGTGGTacttgatatggaagaagaccccgaaattccaattattttggggatATCATTTTTGAATACCGCATGCGCATTGATAGATGTATGCGAGTCCACACTCACATTGAGGGTAGGAGATGAGTCAGCAGTTTTTAAAGCTCTACCAGAGATTAAGCAAGAAGAAGGAATAAAAGAAGAAGTCTAA